In a genomic window of Carassius carassius chromosome 43, fCarCar2.1, whole genome shotgun sequence:
- the tmem168b gene encoding transmembrane protein 168, which yields MCKLLKYCFSHFLYAAMTRLDEANKGVNMWSSIRYLGYLSSLNSLVAICLGIYVQWEKTADTVIMVIFILGLFVLGIACILHYYFGMESVSLFLLHLWFGFLLGLLCFVNVPSKELDVKEQVANYMLIASIVIRILWALVGRMCGYTRHQPAFLTSREALELTGFAVASTTLVSQKSISLVVLSLALAAVIVDLRMKSLLAIPNLVCFSVVAAFFFQESLGVSTNPFALTCFFSRLVCDPLLDIYFSGLSVTERWSPLLLRRGLWRRLTLLPLVVMEVMFLVVAALKMSDLDRWYLLIPGLSGSAIFWIICHLVFLVTLWGFHSKLSDCQRMCILHTSEAGELDRIMASKGMRHFCLISKRLVLFSLMSTIILGALGWQMSNSLFIAMFLLVLPLESLAHGLFHELGNSLGGTCVGYAVVIPTNYCSPDGQPILLPPAHVQELNLRSTGILNNVQRFFSHHMIETYGCDYSTSGLSLEALQAKLQMFMEAHTADGPRHDTYVLYYSGHTHRSGEWALAGGDVLRLDEIVQLWREKNAGICSRLIIILDTDNSLPWVKEVQKIEGLYVAVQGAVLSSSTDPEVQDAPQLGDFTCQWVDFNCNPDSIVRWSESGRPIRAAYGISRHWSDYKLHLPTESDVTRHWRLFFPRLTYPVVQLAHWCGGLNLFWVCGYCVRLLRRIKLTWCPPAVLDTGQGFKLVKS from the exons ATGTGCAAGCTGCTCAAGTATTGCTTCAGTCACTTCCTTTACGCTGCGATGACCCGGCTGGACGAAGCCAACAAAGGGGTCAACATGTGGTCATCCATTCGGTACCTCGGTTACCTGTCCAGCCTGAACTCCCTGGTGGCCATTTGTCTGGGTATTTACGTACAATGGGAGAAAACCGCAGACACTGTCATCAtggtcattttcattttgggcctCTTCGTTCTTGGGATTGCCTGTATTCTCCACTATTACTTTGGCATGGAGAGCGTCAGCCTATTTCTCCTCCATCTGTGGTTTGGTTTCCTTTTGGGTTTGCTGTGCTTCGTCAACGTCCCATCCAAAGAGCTCgatgttaaggagcaggttgCCAACTATATGTTAATAGCGAGCATTGTGATACGAATCCTATGGGCTTTGGTTGGAAGAATGTGCGGTTATACCCGACATCAACCCGCCTTCCTCACTTCAAGGGAAGCTTTGGAGCTCACAGGCTTCGCTGTGGCCAGCACAACCTTAGTCAGCCAAAAATCCATAAGTCTTGTGGTCCTGTCACTGGCTTTGGCTGCTGTAATTGTGGATTTGCGCATGAAGTCCCTCTTGGCGATCCCAAACCTGGTCTGCTTCTCGGTTGTCGCTGCATTCTTCTTCCAGGAGTCTTTAGGAGTGTCCACCAACCCCTTCGCATTGACCTGCTTCTTCAGCCGCCTCGTCTGCGACCCATTACTGGACATCTACTTCAGCGGGCTTTCGGTCACCGAACGCTGGTCGCCGCTGCTACTGAGAAGAGGCCTGTGGAGACGCTTAACGCTTCTTCCTCTGGTGGTCATGGAGGTGATGTTTTTAGTCGTGGCCGCTCTGAAGATGAGCGATCTGGATCGGTGGTACCTGCTCATCCCGGGTCTTTCAGGATCGGCTATTTTCTGGATCATCTGCCACCTGGTTTTTCTCGTCACGCTGTGGGGTTTTCATAGCAAGCTGAGTGACTGTCAGAGGATGTGTATACTGCACACGTCAGAGGCTGGAGAGCTGGACAGGATCATGGCGTCTAAGGGGATGAGGCACTTCTGTCTCATATCGAAACGCCTGGTGCTCTTCAGCCTGATGTCCACCATCATACTCGGGGCTCTGGGTTGGCAG ATGTCCAACAGTCTGTTTATTGCAATGTTTCTGCTGGTGCTTCCACTGGAGTCACTAGCCCACGGTCTCTTCCATGAGCTGGGAAACAGCCTCGGAGGAACCTGTGTCGGCTACGCTGTGGTTATTCCTACCAACTATTGCAG CCCAGATGGTCAGCCCATCCTGCTCCCCCCGGCGCATGTGCAGGAGCTCAACCTGCGTTCCACAGGGATTCTTAACAACGTGCAGCGCTTCTTCTCTCATCACATGATCGAGACCTATGGTTGTGATTACTCCACGAGCGGCTTGAGTCTGGAAGCCCTGCAAGCCAAGCTCCAGATGTTCATGGAGGCACACACGGCTGACGGCCCACGACACGATACCTACGTGCTGTATTACAGCGGACACACCCACCGCAGCGGAGAGTGGGCTCTAGCAG GTGGAGATGTTTTACGTCTAGATGAGATTGTGCAGCTTTGGAGAGAAAAGAACGCCGGAATCTGTTCCCGTCTCATCATTATTCTTGACACCGACAACTCGCTCCCCTGGGTGAAGGAGGTGCAGAAAATCGAGGGACTTTATGTAGCGGTTCAAGGAGCTGTGCTGTCTAGTTCCACAGACCCAGAGGTCCAGGACGCGCCTCAGCTCGGGGACTTCACCTGTCAATGGGTTGATTTTAACTGTAACCCTGACAGTATAGTTCGGTGGTCTGAGAGTGGGCGGCCCATCCGAGCAGCCTATGGCATCTCCAGACACTGGAGCGACTACAAGCTTCACCTGCCCACTGAAAGCGACGTCACCAGGCACTGGAGACTCTTCTTCCCACGCCTGACCTACCCTGTGGTTCAGCTCGCTCACTGGTGCGGCGGGTTGAACCTCTTTTGGGTTTGCGGATACTGCGTTCGACTGCTCCGAAGGATCAAACTCACGTGGTGCCCACCTGCGGTGCTGGATACAGGCCAAGGTTTCAAACTGGTTAAATCGTAG
- the LOC132125413 gene encoding S-adenosylmethionine sensor upstream of mTORC1-like isoform X2, whose product MDLRSSAETESDLSVATELQCRKQEQEKLSGVVKSVHRKLRRKYIEVGDFEKIWREHCEDEQTLSKYAMAMKNLADNHWANKCEGEGRIEWCRSVCQEYFHDGGMRRVLEKDEKSARHAAAGNNTSADSPTQSSSSSSMFQLGRIRLLDVGSCFNPFLKFDEFLTVGIDIVPAVESVYKCDFLNLQLQQPLQLASDALDAFLRQLHGPIDALPAQLFHVVVFSLLLSYFPSPYQRWLCCKKAHELLTLNGLLLIITPDSSHQGRHALMMRSWRVAVESLGFKRYKYVKFSHMHLIAFRKESPTTSSDLVSRNYPEMLYIPQDFNTLDEDGFTDCYEPPRSEFEDEQLACSFGELPDTPYDSDSGESQSSSAPFHELEDSILLQS is encoded by the exons ATGGACCTGCGGAGCAGCGCTGAGACAGAGTCAGATCTCTCCGTCGCGACGGAGCTGCAGTGCAGGAAGCAGGAGCAGGAGAAGCTCTCGGGGGTGGTGAAGAGCGTGCACCGAAAGCTCCGCAGGAAATACATTGAAG TGGGAGATTTCGAGAAAATATGGCGTGAACATTGTGAAGACGAGCAGACTCTTAGCAAATATGCCATGGCCATGAAGAACTTGGCTGACAACCACTGGGCGAATAAATGCGAGGGCGAGGGGCGCATCGAGTGGTGCCGCAG TGTTTGCCAGGAGTACTTCCATGATGGAGGGATGAGGCGAGTGTTGGAGAAGGATGAGAAAAGCGCTAGGCATGCCGCAGCTGGGAATAACACATCCGCAGACTCTCCAACACAATCATCCTCTTCAAG CTCAATGTTCCAGCTTGGGAGGATACGACTGCTGGATGTGGGCAGCTGTTTCAATCCCTTCCTGAAGTTTGACGAGTTTCTGACTGTTGGTATCGACATTGTGCCAGCAGTAGAG AGCGTCTACAAATGCGACTTTCTGAACCTGCAGCTGCAGCAGCCTTTGCAGCTGGCCAGCGACGCCTTGGATGCCTTCCTGCGGCAGCTGCACGGCCCCATCGACGCTTTACCTGCCCAGTTATTTCATGTAGTAGTCTTCTCCCTGCTTCTCTCCTACTTCCCCTCGCCCTACCAGCGCTGGCTCTGCTGCAAGAAAGCACATGAACTCCTGACCCTGAACGGCCTGCTTCTCATCATCACCCCTGACTCCTCCCACCAGGGCCGGCACGCACTTATGATGCGCAGCTGGCGAGTTGCAGTGGAGTCTCTGGGCTTCAAGCGCTACAAGTACGTCAAGTTCTCCCACATGCACCTGATTGCTTTCCGCAAGGAGTCGCCCACCACCAGCAGCGACCTGGTCAGCCGCAACTACCCGGAGATGCTTTACATCCCGCAGGACTTTAACACGCTCGACGAGGACGGATTCACAGATTGCTACGAACCTCCGCGCTCTGAGTTCGAGGACGAGCAGTTGGCTTGTAGCTTCGGAGAACTGCCAGACACACCGTACGATTCGGACTCGGGCGAGAGCCAGAGCAGCTCGGCTCCCTTCCACGAGCTGGAAGACTCTATTTTGCTGCAGAGCTGA
- the LOC132125413 gene encoding S-adenosylmethionine sensor upstream of mTORC1-like isoform X1, with amino-acid sequence MDLRSSAETESDLSVATELQCRKQEQEKLSGVVKSVHRKLRRKYIEVGDFEKIWREHCEDEQTLSKYAMAMKNLADNHWANKCEGEGRIEWCRSVCQEYFHDGGMRRVLEKDEKSARHAAAGNNTSADSPTQSSSSSSSMFQLGRIRLLDVGSCFNPFLKFDEFLTVGIDIVPAVESVYKCDFLNLQLQQPLQLASDALDAFLRQLHGPIDALPAQLFHVVVFSLLLSYFPSPYQRWLCCKKAHELLTLNGLLLIITPDSSHQGRHALMMRSWRVAVESLGFKRYKYVKFSHMHLIAFRKESPTTSSDLVSRNYPEMLYIPQDFNTLDEDGFTDCYEPPRSEFEDEQLACSFGELPDTPYDSDSGESQSSSAPFHELEDSILLQS; translated from the exons ATGGACCTGCGGAGCAGCGCTGAGACAGAGTCAGATCTCTCCGTCGCGACGGAGCTGCAGTGCAGGAAGCAGGAGCAGGAGAAGCTCTCGGGGGTGGTGAAGAGCGTGCACCGAAAGCTCCGCAGGAAATACATTGAAG TGGGAGATTTCGAGAAAATATGGCGTGAACATTGTGAAGACGAGCAGACTCTTAGCAAATATGCCATGGCCATGAAGAACTTGGCTGACAACCACTGGGCGAATAAATGCGAGGGCGAGGGGCGCATCGAGTGGTGCCGCAG TGTTTGCCAGGAGTACTTCCATGATGGAGGGATGAGGCGAGTGTTGGAGAAGGATGAGAAAAGCGCTAGGCATGCCGCAGCTGGGAATAACACATCCGCAGACTCTCCAACACAATCATCCTCTTCAAG CAGCTCAATGTTCCAGCTTGGGAGGATACGACTGCTGGATGTGGGCAGCTGTTTCAATCCCTTCCTGAAGTTTGACGAGTTTCTGACTGTTGGTATCGACATTGTGCCAGCAGTAGAG AGCGTCTACAAATGCGACTTTCTGAACCTGCAGCTGCAGCAGCCTTTGCAGCTGGCCAGCGACGCCTTGGATGCCTTCCTGCGGCAGCTGCACGGCCCCATCGACGCTTTACCTGCCCAGTTATTTCATGTAGTAGTCTTCTCCCTGCTTCTCTCCTACTTCCCCTCGCCCTACCAGCGCTGGCTCTGCTGCAAGAAAGCACATGAACTCCTGACCCTGAACGGCCTGCTTCTCATCATCACCCCTGACTCCTCCCACCAGGGCCGGCACGCACTTATGATGCGCAGCTGGCGAGTTGCAGTGGAGTCTCTGGGCTTCAAGCGCTACAAGTACGTCAAGTTCTCCCACATGCACCTGATTGCTTTCCGCAAGGAGTCGCCCACCACCAGCAGCGACCTGGTCAGCCGCAACTACCCGGAGATGCTTTACATCCCGCAGGACTTTAACACGCTCGACGAGGACGGATTCACAGATTGCTACGAACCTCCGCGCTCTGAGTTCGAGGACGAGCAGTTGGCTTGTAGCTTCGGAGAACTGCCAGACACACCGTACGATTCGGACTCGGGCGAGAGCCAGAGCAGCTCGGCTCCCTTCCACGAGCTGGAAGACTCTATTTTGCTGCAGAGCTGA